The Herbiconiux sp. A18JL235 region CGCGGGCAGGTCGAGCTGCGGCTCGGCGCCCTCGCGGTTGACCAGCAGGATGACCCGGGCCACGGCGTCGCGGGGGAGCGCCTCCACGGCGGCGGCGATGGCGGGCACCGCCGACTCGTCGCCCGCGAGCAGGTGCCAGTCGGCAGCGGGGTCGGGGCGGTAGGCGCCGCCCGGCCCGTTCACGACCAGCGTATCGCCCGGGCGCGCGGCCGCTGCCCAGGGGCCGGCCACGCCGGTGTCGCCATGCACGACGAAGTCGATGGTGAGCGTTCCCGCCGCGGTGTCGGGGCGCAGTGCGGTGTAGGTGCGCACGTCGGGGAGCTGGTCGGGCGGCATGCTGCCGCGCAGTGCCCTCAGGTCGAGCGTCTCGGGGTAGTCGACCCCGGGCTTCGGGAACAGGAGCTTGACGTAGCGGTCGGTGAAGCGGCTCCCCTCGAACGCCGACAGGTCGTCGCTGTGGAACGTGACGCGGCGGATGGTCGGGGTGAACCATCCGGCCTCGGTGACGGTGAGCTGGGTCGACATGCCTTCAGTTTAGGGCATCCTAACCTAAGCTAAACCTATTCGGTGGAAGCGATGTCGCATCCCCGCGCTACGCTCGGCCCATGACCGAGAGCTTCGGACGCGAGCAGGTCCTCGAGCTGTGCGCCGGCCTTCCCGCCACCACCGACGAGCGCCCGTTCGGGCCCGAGACCGCCGTGGCGAAGGTGGTGGGCAAGGTGTTCGCCATCGTCCCGCTCGACGCCCCGGTGGGCTCCGAGACCGTGACGCTCAAGGTCGCGCCGCCGCACGGTGAGGCGCTCGTGCGCGACCACGCCTGGGTGCGCCCCGGCTACCACATGAACAAGCGGCACTGGGTGACCGTCGCCCTGAACGGCGACGAGGTCGACCACCAGCTGGTGATCGACCTCGTCATCAATTCCTACGACCTCGTCGTGGCCGGGTTGCCGCGCGCGCAGCGACCGTGAGCCCGGAGACGCCGAAAGGCCGGTTCGAAACCGCAAACGTGGCGTCGTCCGCAGCCCTCACGGGCTCGGGCGACGCCACGTTTGCGTTTCTGAACCGGCCCGACCCGGCGCTAGTTCGCGGGCACCTTGGCGGCGGCGTCGGCGAGCTGGGGCACCAGGCCCTCGAGCACCACGGGGATGCTCAGCACCGAGGCGGCGCTGTAGGCCATGGTGAGTTCGTCGTTCGGGTCGAGCACGACGGCGCGACCGTCCTTCACCACGGGAAGGGTCTGGATGAGCGGGTCGGCCGTGGTCTCGGCCGCGGTGAATCCGATCGGCAGCAGCACGGCGACCTGGGCGTCGAGGGAGGAGATCTGCTCGGCCGAGACGTTGGCGAAGAACCCGGCGGGCTCGAGCTCGAGCACGGCGGGGTTCTGCACGAAGCCGAGCTGGGCGAGCAGGTCGAAGCGGCCGTCGCCGGCGAGGTAGGCCCCGTAGGCGTCGCCGAACTTCGTGCCCGCCACCGTGGTGAGTCCGGCGAACTCCGGATGCGCGGCAGCCGCCTCGTCGATCGCCGCGTTGGTCTCGTCGACCAGGGCTGCCGCCTCGTCGCTCTTGCCGAGGGCGGCGCCCACCTGCTCGAGCTGCGCATCCCACGCGGTGGCGAACGCCGCGGTTCCCTGGGGGGCGTAGACCGTCGGCGCGATCTCGGAGAGACGCTGGAACTCCTTCTCGTCGCCGGCCGAGCGGGTGTTGAGGATGAGGTCGGGGTCGAGCGCCTGGATCTGCTCGAAGTTCACGCTGTCGCCCGTGCTCTCGATGAGCTCGGGGGTGACGTCGCCGAAGAGCTCGGTCGCCCAGGGGCCGACACCCTTCTCGCCGGCGGTGAAGCCCTGCCACGAGTAGACGCCGACGGGGGTGACGCCGAGCGCCAGTGCCATCTCGGCGTCGGACCAGCCGAGGGCGACGACCTTCAGGTCGTCGCTCGGGGCGGGGACGGCGATCTCGCCGAACAGCGTGTCGACGGTGCTCGACGAGCCGTCGGCGGCTGGCGTCTCGGTGGTGGCGGAGGTGGTGCCCGAGCATGCGGTGAGTGCGAGACCGGAGGCGGCGACGAGGGCGATGCCGGCGAGCGAGCGGCGAAGGGGGCGCATAGGAGTCTTTCGGGTGAGACGACGAGGGATGTAGGTAAGGCTACCCTGAGTAAGTCACGACGGGATAACGACGGACGACCCCGACTCAGTGCGCCCCGACTCAGTGCGCCCCGACCAGCGGCACCACGAGCGGCGTGTGCGACTCCGGGTCGTCGATGATGCGGCAGCGCAACCCGAACACCTCCTCGACGAGCTCGGCGGTCACGATCTCACCGGGCGCGCCCTCCGCGACGATCGCCCCGTCGCGCATGGCGATGAGATGCGTGGCGTAACGAGCCGCCTGATTGAGGTCGTGGAGCACGGCGACCAAGGTGCGATCACCCGAGCGGTTGAGCCGGGTGAACAGCTCGAGCAGCTCCACCTGGTGGGTGATGTCGAGGTAGGTCGTCGGCTCGTCGAGCAGCAGCAGCGGGGTCTCCTGGGCCAGGGCCATGGCCACCCACACACGCTGCCGCTGACCGCCGGAGAGCTCGTCGACGGTGCGGCCCGAGAGCTCGGTGACGTTGGTGGCCTCCATCGCCCTGGCCACCGCATCCTCGTCGCTCTGCGACCAGCGCTTCAGGATGGTCTGGTGCGGGTAGCGCCCGCGGGAGACGAGGTCGATCACCGAGATGCCCTCCGGTGCGATCGAGGTCTGCGGCAGCAGACCGACCCGCTTCGCGACCTCCTTCGAAGGCAGCCTCGCGATGTCGCCCCCGTCGAGCAGCACCCGGCCGGCACTCGGTTTCAGCAGCCTCGCGAGCGAGCGCAGAAGCGTCGACTTGCCGCAGGCGTTCGGGCCCACGATGACGGTGAACGACCCGTCGGGAACGGCGACGTCGAGTTCGGGGATGATGGTGCGCTGGTCGTAGCCGACGCGGAGGGAGGTCGCCTCGAGACGAGAAGACACGGTCACCGCCTTCCTGCGGGAGAGATGAGCACTGCGATGAGATAGACGCCGCCGAGCGTGACGGTGACGGCGCCGACGGGGAGCTGGCCGGGGGCGATGATGCGCTGGGCGACGACGTCGCTGGCGAGCAGGAGAGCCGCGCCCATCGCCGCAGCGGGCACGAGCGGGAGCCCAGGGGCGCCGGTGATCCTGCGCGCGATCTGGGGCGCGGCGAGGGCGATGAAGATGATCGGGCCCGTGACTGCGGTGACCGTCGCGACCAGGGCGACGCCCAGCACGAGGAGCACGAGCCTGGTGCGCTCGAGCGGCACGCCGAGGGCGCGTGCGGCGTCGTCGCCCAGTTCGAGCATCCGGAGCCGGGCGGCGGTGAGGGCGACGAGCGGCACGATGACGGCGAGGGCGATGGCCACGGGAACCACCTCGCCCCAGCCGAGACCCGACAGGGAGCCCATGCTCCAGCTGGCGGCGGCGATGGAGACGTTGAGGTCGGCGCGGAGCTGGATGAAGTCGTTCAGGGCATTCAGCACGGCGCCCACCGCGATGCCGATGACGACGAGTCGGAAGCCCTGGAGTCCGCGGCGGAAGGCGAGGAGATAGACGACCAGCGCGGTGACGAGACCGCCGAGCAGGGCCCCGGTGACAGTGGCGAGGTAGCTGCCGCCTGCCG contains the following coding sequences:
- a CDS encoding MmcQ/YjbR family DNA-binding protein — translated: MTESFGREQVLELCAGLPATTDERPFGPETAVAKVVGKVFAIVPLDAPVGSETVTLKVAPPHGEALVRDHAWVRPGYHMNKRHWVTVALNGDEVDHQLVIDLVINSYDLVVAGLPRAQRP
- a CDS encoding ABC transporter ATP-binding protein, producing MTVSSRLEATSLRVGYDQRTIIPELDVAVPDGSFTVIVGPNACGKSTLLRSLARLLKPSAGRVLLDGGDIARLPSKEVAKRVGLLPQTSIAPEGISVIDLVSRGRYPHQTILKRWSQSDEDAVARAMEATNVTELSGRTVDELSGGQRQRVWVAMALAQETPLLLLDEPTTYLDITHQVELLELFTRLNRSGDRTLVAVLHDLNQAARYATHLIAMRDGAIVAEGAPGEIVTAELVEEVFGLRCRIIDDPESHTPLVVPLVGAH
- a CDS encoding siderophore-interacting protein — encoded protein: MSTQLTVTEAGWFTPTIRRVTFHSDDLSAFEGSRFTDRYVKLLFPKPGVDYPETLDLRALRGSMPPDQLPDVRTYTALRPDTAAGTLTIDFVVHGDTGVAGPWAAAARPGDTLVVNGPGGAYRPDPAADWHLLAGDESAVPAIAAAVEALPRDAVARVILLVNREGAEPQLDLPAHGTVEHLYRHAADGTDAPADALEIAVRALDWPEGRVHAFVHGEAEEVMHGIRPYLLRERGLSRSQVSISGYWRRGRTEEGFRQWKAELARAEAEAEAEAATASNAGVAPGAAA
- a CDS encoding FecCD family ABC transporter permease, giving the protein MTARRSYRLGPVSGVLHPRTLVVVGVLVVVTAAVGAFSLTQGEYPIPLDQLLAALGGTGSDGVLRIVLDWRLPRVLLAVLAGVALGLSGALFQSLTRNPLGSPDIIGFNSGAFSGALLVGLAAGGSYLATVTGALLGGLVTALVVYLLAFRRGLQGFRLVVIGIAVGAVLNALNDFIQLRADLNVSIAAASWSMGSLSGLGWGEVVPVAIALAVIVPLVALTAARLRMLELGDDAARALGVPLERTRLVLLVLGVALVATVTAVTGPIIFIALAAPQIARRITGAPGLPLVPAAAMGAALLLASDVVAQRIIAPGQLPVGAVTVTLGGVYLIAVLISPAGRR
- a CDS encoding ABC transporter substrate-binding protein, whose amino-acid sequence is MRPLRRSLAGIALVAASGLALTACSGTTSATTETPAADGSSSTVDTLFGEIAVPAPSDDLKVVALGWSDAEMALALGVTPVGVYSWQGFTAGEKGVGPWATELFGDVTPELIESTGDSVNFEQIQALDPDLILNTRSAGDEKEFQRLSEIAPTVYAPQGTAAFATAWDAQLEQVGAALGKSDEAAALVDETNAAIDEAAAAHPEFAGLTTVAGTKFGDAYGAYLAGDGRFDLLAQLGFVQNPAVLELEPAGFFANVSAEQISSLDAQVAVLLPIGFTAAETTADPLIQTLPVVKDGRAVVLDPNDELTMAYSAASVLSIPVVLEGLVPQLADAAAKVPAN